A stretch of the Parabacteroides timonensis genome encodes the following:
- a CDS encoding DUF4595 domain-containing protein, giving the protein MTRNLLFMLIAVCTLFSCGGDDPVTVDPIKPEQPENPQDPENPEIKTKRIKTLKVDRPSGLFTEDKLTYDDQGHIIKIESHIENSDWYDLPEYDAVTTFTYQDKKVIYEVTCNDYSHKQVLQLNDSGYIEKLVYNEKNEWSHSFEYWGDGCLKIKYMDTGYYYAYKYESGNLTTVAFFADNKSSTDYIKLGTFPNKAGISPMLFSDEFCTLSFEMPWELGVDEFALHNAFYLFYNGLYGKHSKNLETSVTDRGDTISFEYKLDEEGYPTKIICTELDNGVPILSSESEDAFIANIEYWED; this is encoded by the coding sequence ATGACTAGAAATTTACTTTTTATGCTTATTGCTGTATGTACTTTGTTCAGTTGTGGAGGCGATGATCCTGTAACTGTTGATCCGATTAAACCGGAACAACCAGAAAATCCACAAGATCCTGAGAATCCAGAAATAAAGACTAAACGTATTAAAACACTAAAAGTTGATCGACCTTCAGGACTTTTCACTGAAGACAAATTAACTTATGACGACCAAGGCCATATTATCAAGATTGAATCTCACATAGAAAATTCTGACTGGTATGATTTACCGGAATATGATGCTGTTACTACATTTACTTATCAAGATAAAAAAGTTATCTATGAGGTCACTTGTAACGATTACTCACATAAGCAGGTACTTCAACTAAATGATTCGGGGTATATTGAAAAACTTGTTTACAACGAAAAGAACGAATGGAGTCATTCTTTTGAATATTGGGGAGATGGTTGTCTAAAAATTAAATATATGGATACTGGCTACTATTATGCCTATAAATATGAAAGTGGAAACCTGACTACAGTCGCTTTTTTCGCAGATAATAAAAGCAGCACAGACTATATTAAACTTGGAACTTTTCCTAATAAAGCGGGCATCTCACCGATGCTTTTTTCTGATGAGTTCTGCACATTAAGCTTTGAGATGCCATGGGAACTTGGAGTGGACGAGTTTGCTCTACATAATGCCTTTTATTTATTTTATAATGGATTATATGGGAAACATTCCAAAAATCTGGAGACTTCAGTTACAGATCGGGGGGATACTATCTCTTTCGAATATAAGTTAGATGAAGAGGGTTATCCCACAAAAATAATCTGTACTGAATTGGACAATGGTGTTCCTATTCTTAGCAGTGAGAGTGAAGATGCTTTTATTGCAAACATAGAATATTGGGAAGATTAA